Proteins encoded by one window of Rubrobacter indicoceani:
- the hisD gene encoding histidinol dehydrogenase, producing the protein MTKRLDAREVGAGIVREIRAPGGFLDPEVRNVARGIVDDVRARGDAAVLEYTERFDGVSLDYLRVPKEEIFAARAEMPDEIEEAFELAIANVRRFAAREMPRGFEIRRGGEVLGQRIRPIRRAGIYAPGGHGAYPSSLYMSAVPAIVAGVDEICICASPGRDGEVNRSVLAVASMLGLDEVYAAGGAQAIAAMAHGTETIPAVNKIFGPGNDFVTAAKLEVFGTVGIDAPQGPSDVLVIADASAFPERVALDLMAQAEHLSGASAVLVTPAEKLLDSVEPLLSGEPAELVTLVLCRDLTQAAEISNAYAPEHAHVISEDHEAVLNDLREVGMLGVGDFSPIALSDYAAGPSHVLPTSGTAAWASPRSVADFLVRTNYMQLDGAALDELAPHVERLARLEGFENHARSVEVRGKKRRRSD; encoded by the coding sequence ATGACGAAGCGACTCGACGCCCGCGAGGTTGGAGCAGGGATAGTGCGTGAGATCCGCGCCCCCGGCGGCTTCCTCGACCCGGAAGTCCGAAACGTCGCCCGGGGGATCGTAGACGACGTTCGCGCGCGCGGCGACGCGGCGGTCCTTGAGTACACCGAACGCTTCGACGGGGTCAGCCTCGACTACCTCCGCGTCCCGAAGGAGGAGATCTTCGCGGCGCGGGCTGAGATGCCGGACGAGATAGAAGAGGCGTTCGAGCTGGCCATCGCGAACGTCAGGCGTTTTGCGGCACGGGAGATGCCGCGCGGCTTTGAGATCCGTCGCGGCGGGGAGGTCCTCGGGCAGCGCATACGCCCGATCCGGCGCGCTGGCATCTACGCCCCCGGCGGCCACGGCGCGTATCCGTCCTCGCTCTACATGTCCGCCGTCCCGGCCATCGTCGCCGGGGTCGATGAGATCTGCATCTGCGCCTCGCCCGGTCGCGACGGCGAGGTGAACCGTTCCGTTCTGGCCGTCGCCTCGATGCTCGGCCTCGATGAGGTCTACGCCGCAGGCGGGGCGCAGGCGATAGCTGCGATGGCGCACGGCACCGAGACCATCCCGGCCGTGAACAAGATCTTCGGCCCCGGCAACGACTTTGTTACCGCTGCCAAGCTCGAGGTCTTCGGGACGGTCGGCATAGACGCCCCGCAGGGCCCGTCGGACGTGCTCGTTATCGCCGACGCTTCGGCGTTCCCCGAGCGCGTCGCCCTCGACCTCATGGCCCAGGCCGAGCACCTCTCCGGCGCCTCCGCCGTTCTTGTAACGCCTGCAGAAAAGCTGCTGGACAGCGTGGAACCGCTCCTGAGCGGGGAACCCGCCGAGCTCGTTACGCTTGTTCTCTGCCGGGACCTCACGCAGGCCGCCGAGATATCGAACGCCTACGCCCCGGAGCACGCCCACGTTATCTCCGAAGACCACGAGGCCGTCCTGAACGACCTGCGCGAGGTGGGGATGCTCGGCGTGGGGGACTTCAGCCCCATCGCCCTCTCCGACTATGCCGCCGGGCCGTCTCATGTTCTCCCGACAAGCGGAACCGCCGCCTGGGCCTCGCCCCGCAGCGTCGCCGACTTTCTTGTCCGCACGAACTACATGCAGCTCGACGGCGCAGCGCTGGACGAGCTCGCCCCGCACGTAGAGCGCCTCGCCCGCCTCGAGGGCTTCGAGAACCACGCCAGAAGCGTCGAAGTGCGCGGAAAGAAGCGCAGAAGAAGTGACTGA
- a CDS encoding GNAT family N-acetyltransferase, which yields MTDIEVRETTTEAETRAVYPVMRQLRPHLDEDDFVEAVGRMRGEGYRLAAACSGGRPVGAAGFRVQEYLAHGKHLYVDDLVTSDDARSGGVGKAMLGWLEDEARRVGCKSLQLDSGVGRKDAHRFYFRERMTIASYHFTKEL from the coding sequence GTGACTGATATCGAGGTCCGTGAAACGACGACCGAAGCCGAAACCCGCGCCGTATACCCGGTCATGCGCCAGCTGAGGCCGCACCTCGATGAAGACGATTTCGTAGAGGCGGTCGGTCGGATGCGCGGCGAAGGATACCGGCTCGCAGCGGCCTGCAGCGGCGGCAGACCCGTCGGGGCGGCGGGTTTCCGGGTTCAGGAGTACCTGGCACACGGAAAGCACCTGTACGTGGACGACCTTGTAACGTCCGACGACGCCCGCTCCGGCGGGGTCGGAAAGGCGATGCTCGGCTGGCTTGAAGACGAGGCGCGACGGGTCGGCTGCAAAAGCCTGCAGCTCGACTCCGGAGTCGGGCGAAAAGACGCCCACCGCTTCTACTTCCGGGAGCGTATGACCATCGCCTCATACCATTTCACTAAAGAACTCTGA
- the hisB gene encoding imidazoleglycerol-phosphate dehydratase HisB, protein MPRAGSAERRTGETYVKVSVEIDGSGRAEVETGVGFLDHVLHLFAHHSGMDLTVEAEGDTWVDDHHTVEDTGLVLGRAFDEALGDRSGLVRFADASAPLIEAMSTAVIDLGGRSHLTLDLGETPEKIGTFDVELFHEFLRAFTQYGHFTLHLNCHYGINAHHKVESGVKAMAVAFREGVAVRAGGSASTKGVID, encoded by the coding sequence GTGCCAAGAGCGGGGAGCGCGGAGCGCAGGACGGGCGAGACGTACGTAAAGGTCTCGGTCGAGATAGACGGAAGCGGGAGGGCCGAGGTAGAGACGGGGGTGGGGTTTCTGGATCACGTCCTGCATCTCTTTGCGCATCACTCCGGGATGGACCTCACGGTAGAGGCCGAGGGCGATACCTGGGTGGACGACCATCACACCGTCGAGGACACGGGCCTCGTTCTCGGGCGGGCGTTCGATGAGGCGCTCGGGGACCGGTCCGGCCTCGTGCGTTTCGCCGACGCGAGCGCGCCGCTTATCGAGGCGATGTCAACGGCCGTTATAGACCTCGGCGGGCGGTCGCACCTGACGCTCGACCTCGGTGAGACGCCGGAGAAGATAGGGACCTTCGACGTGGAGCTTTTCCACGAGTTCCTCCGGGCCTTTACCCAGTACGGACACTTCACCCTGCACCTCAACTGCCACTACGGTATCAACGCCCACCACAAGGTCGAGAGCGGCGTCAAGGCGATGGCCGTTGCGTTCCGGGAGGGCGTGGCGGTGCGGGCGGGCGGCAGCGCGTCAACAAAGGGGGTCATAGACTAG
- a CDS encoding HAD family hydrolase, whose amino-acid sequence MVKPLENRKIDTVVFDIGNVLVDFDPRYMYRKVFADEAEMERFIETVTTPAWHLEQDRGRTMAVATRLLVSEHPERRDQIEAYYKRWDEMFNGPIPGSVDILHELEGRGYTLYALTNWSAELFGRARETFPFLGVFREIVVSGELGLIKPDLEIYGVLVDRTGLDPGTSAFIDDSPANVETANRLGFTGIAFTDPPALRDDLAELGLLDRTGAAG is encoded by the coding sequence GTGGTTAAACCTCTGGAGAACCGGAAGATAGACACCGTTGTCTTCGACATCGGGAACGTGCTCGTGGACTTCGACCCGCGCTACATGTACCGGAAGGTCTTTGCGGACGAGGCGGAGATGGAGCGGTTTATAGAGACGGTAACGACCCCGGCGTGGCACCTGGAGCAGGACCGGGGCCGGACGATGGCCGTTGCGACCAGGTTGCTCGTCTCCGAGCACCCCGAACGCCGGGACCAGATAGAGGCCTATTACAAGCGCTGGGACGAGATGTTCAACGGCCCGATACCGGGCAGCGTGGACATACTCCACGAGTTGGAGGGCCGGGGATACACGCTCTACGCGCTGACCAACTGGTCGGCGGAGCTTTTCGGTCGGGCGCGGGAGACCTTCCCGTTTCTCGGCGTGTTCCGGGAGATCGTCGTCTCCGGCGAGCTTGGCCTTATAAAGCCCGACCTCGAAATCTACGGGGTTCTTGTAGACCGCACCGGCCTCGACCCCGGAACCTCGGCCTTTATAGACGATTCGCCCGCCAACGTCGAGACGGCAAACAGGCTCGGCTTTACCGGGATCGCCTTCACCGACCCGCCCGCCCTGCGGGACGACCTCGCGGAACTCGGGCTGCTGGACAGGACGGGGGCCGCCGGATGA
- the hisH gene encoding imidazole glycerol phosphate synthase subunit HisH: MKVAVIDYDAGNTLSVTKALQKVGADVDLTCDPDRIASADAVVLPGVGAFGDCMREIRARGMDEAAREAFESGKPFLGVCVGLQILFDGSEEAPDAPGLGLMPGRVVRFDVSEQKLKVPHMGWNQLSVTREHPVLGDLDGEAFYFVHSYYPEPENGDLLGTSGYGGRFCAVAGRENLIATQFHPEKSSRAGLALYKNFLEWGRRG, from the coding sequence ATGAAGGTCGCCGTTATAGACTACGACGCCGGGAACACGCTCTCGGTAACGAAAGCCCTGCAGAAAGTCGGGGCCGACGTTGATCTCACCTGCGACCCCGACCGCATCGCCTCGGCCGACGCGGTGGTCCTGCCGGGCGTCGGGGCGTTCGGAGACTGCATGCGTGAGATCCGGGCCCGCGGCATGGACGAGGCCGCTCGCGAAGCCTTCGAGTCCGGTAAACCGTTTCTCGGGGTCTGCGTCGGGTTGCAGATACTCTTCGACGGCTCCGAGGAAGCCCCGGACGCGCCCGGCCTCGGCCTGATGCCGGGCAGGGTAGTGCGCTTCGATGTATCAGAACAGAAGCTCAAAGTCCCGCACATGGGCTGGAACCAGCTCTCCGTCACCCGCGAACACCCCGTTCTCGGCGACCTTGACGGCGAAGCGTTCTACTTCGTGCATTCGTACTACCCCGAGCCGGAGAACGGCGACCTTCTCGGCACCTCCGGGTACGGTGGACGGTTCTGCGCCGTCGCGGGCCGGGAGAACCTGATCGCGACGCAGTTTCACCCGGAGAAGTCAAGCCGCGCCGGGCTCGCGCTCTACAAAAACTTTCTTGAGTGGGGGCGGCGTGGCTAG
- a CDS encoding HisA/HisF-related TIM barrel protein, with translation MSGGGVASPFVVYPAIDLRGGRCVRLKQGDFRRQKEYDADPTGRALEWERRGAEVIHVVDLDGAKEGRPVQTDVVSSITAAVGVPVQVGGGIRTLDDIRAVREAGAGRVVVGTAAVTDRELRLRAVEELGAGLVVAVDSRDGMVATHGWQTVSRVPVLELAFELVADGVSSVLFTDVGRDGMGGGAALEQTAEVARIIPTVASGGVRGVEDITSLVRVSGVTGVIVGTALYEGQVALEELLAATRG, from the coding sequence TTGAGTGGGGGCGGCGTGGCTAGCCCGTTTGTTGTCTACCCGGCGATAGACCTGCGGGGCGGGCGGTGCGTGCGGCTCAAGCAGGGCGACTTCAGGCGTCAGAAGGAGTACGACGCCGACCCGACAGGCCGCGCTCTTGAGTGGGAGCGGCGCGGGGCCGAGGTTATACACGTCGTTGATCTCGACGGGGCGAAGGAGGGGCGTCCGGTTCAGACGGACGTTGTTTCGAGCATCACGGCGGCGGTCGGCGTTCCGGTCCAGGTCGGGGGCGGCATCCGGACGCTGGATGATATCCGCGCCGTCCGGGAGGCCGGGGCGGGGCGGGTCGTGGTCGGGACGGCGGCGGTTACGGACCGGGAGTTGCGGCTCCGGGCGGTCGAGGAACTGGGCGCCGGCCTTGTCGTTGCGGTGGATTCGCGCGACGGGATGGTCGCGACGCACGGCTGGCAGACGGTGAGCCGGGTTCCGGTGCTGGAGCTGGCCTTCGAGCTTGTCGCCGACGGGGTCTCGTCGGTGCTCTTCACGGACGTCGGGCGGGACGGCATGGGGGGCGGGGCCGCGCTGGAACAGACCGCCGAGGTCGCTCGCATCATACCGACGGTAGCGAGCGGTGGCGTCCGCGGGGTGGAGGACATCACCTCGCTGGTCCGGGTCTCCGGCGTAACGGGCGTGATCGTCGGCACGGCCCTCTACGAGGGTCAGGTTGCGCTCGAAGAGCTGCTTGCGGCGACGCGGGGCTAG
- a CDS encoding transglycosylase domain-containing protein, with translation MSKPTKATDAFRTARQPAKRPEKKRSPVGPPRRKLRFVRGIFNLAVILVLLAAAFVGGSYLYFVESNEQGLSETNPPLPENSYIYDRNGAEIAYVRARENRETVGADRLGRYLPEAVIAIEDRRFGEHVGVDFEGLGRAAWNDLRAGRVEEGGSTITEQLMKNVFFPEEERYEASFARRFAQANLAFSYERRHTKGEILTNYLNTVYFGEGAYGAEVAARSYFGKSASELTLGESAALAGFLHAPSTYGGGDAQGTERATERRDEVLGLMEEQGMISSAERARAQGEPLVFSPAPTPDLSGYETFVDGVRREVEAQIGRDAFGSGGLRIQTTLDATMQRAAEEAASEVLYAPDDPSAAVVSIEPQSGAVRAVVGQDGSFNLALDARRQPGSAFKPFVLAEAAERNISPESLFLSQSVEFGQGEYVINNNYLVERGPLSLLSALAESDNTVFVRLGMYLSLESVVDTARALGIESRLDANAGTVIGGSSAAVSPFEMASSYATFAANGVYREPYSVKSIERVGFGNSETVYGREVAGERVLGSNQAAAVTAAMRGVVENGTASRFHDLDRELGKPSAGKTGTTDDYVDAWYVGYTPRLATAVWVGYPDGSRSMAGVHGIEEAGGETLPLDLWALYMARATEEDPVIEFSEPDFDLMRYLDESGYEAGENRDVGRGAAVTPQREGRQRTGSAS, from the coding sequence ATGAGCAAACCGACAAAAGCAACCGACGCCTTCAGGACCGCCCGGCAGCCCGCAAAGAGGCCGGAGAAGAAAAGGTCGCCCGTCGGGCCTCCGCGCAGGAAGCTGCGGTTCGTGCGCGGAATTTTCAACCTCGCCGTTATCCTGGTCCTGCTCGCCGCTGCGTTTGTCGGCGGTTCGTACCTCTATTTCGTCGAGAGCAACGAGCAGGGGCTTTCGGAGACAAACCCGCCTCTGCCGGAGAACTCCTACATCTACGACCGGAACGGGGCCGAGATAGCCTACGTCAGGGCGCGGGAGAACCGCGAGACCGTCGGGGCGGACAGGCTCGGGCGCTATCTCCCGGAGGCGGTTATCGCAATAGAGGACCGGCGGTTCGGGGAGCACGTCGGGGTGGACTTCGAGGGGCTTGGCCGGGCGGCGTGGAACGATCTCCGGGCCGGGCGGGTCGAGGAGGGCGGCTCGACCATCACCGAGCAGCTCATGAAGAACGTCTTTTTCCCGGAGGAGGAGCGCTACGAAGCCTCGTTTGCGAGGCGGTTCGCGCAGGCCAACCTCGCTTTCTCGTACGAGCGGCGGCATACGAAGGGTGAGATCCTCACGAACTACCTCAACACCGTCTACTTCGGGGAGGGGGCATACGGTGCGGAGGTTGCGGCAAGGAGCTACTTCGGAAAAAGCGCTTCGGAGCTGACGCTGGGTGAGTCGGCCGCCCTTGCCGGGTTTCTGCACGCGCCGTCAACCTACGGCGGAGGGGATGCGCAGGGCACCGAGCGGGCGACGGAGCGCAGAGACGAAGTGCTCGGGCTTATGGAAGAGCAGGGTATGATCTCCTCCGCCGAGCGGGCTCGGGCGCAGGGGGAGCCGCTCGTTTTTTCACCGGCCCCGACGCCGGACCTCTCCGGGTACGAGACGTTTGTTGATGGGGTGCGGCGCGAGGTCGAGGCGCAGATCGGGCGGGACGCCTTCGGCAGCGGAGGTCTTCGCATCCAGACCACGCTCGACGCAACGATGCAGCGAGCCGCCGAAGAGGCCGCCTCCGAGGTGCTGTACGCGCCGGACGATCCCTCGGCGGCGGTCGTGAGCATAGAGCCTCAGAGCGGGGCCGTCCGGGCTGTGGTCGGGCAGGACGGCAGCTTCAACCTCGCGCTCGACGCCCGCCGGCAGCCGGGCAGCGCGTTCAAGCCGTTTGTTCTGGCCGAGGCGGCGGAGAGGAACATCTCCCCGGAGAGCCTGTTTCTTTCGCAGTCGGTGGAGTTCGGTCAGGGAGAGTACGTCATCAACAACAACTACCTTGTCGAGCGCGGGCCGCTCTCGCTTCTGTCGGCCCTCGCCGAGTCGGACAACACCGTCTTTGTGCGGCTCGGGATGTACCTCAGCCTTGAGAGCGTCGTGGACACCGCCCGTGCCCTCGGGATCGAGTCCCGGCTGGATGCAAACGCCGGAACGGTGATCGGGGGTTCTTCGGCGGCGGTCAGCCCCTTTGAGATGGCATCTTCCTACGCGACCTTTGCGGCCAACGGGGTGTACCGCGAACCCTACTCGGTCAAGAGCATAGAGCGGGTCGGGTTCGGGAACAGCGAGACCGTCTACGGGCGGGAGGTCGCCGGGGAGCGGGTCCTCGGGAGCAACCAGGCCGCCGCCGTAACCGCCGCCATGCGCGGGGTTGTAGAGAACGGCACGGCGAGCCGCTTTCACGACCTCGACCGGGAGCTCGGCAAGCCGTCGGCGGGGAAGACCGGGACGACCGACGACTACGTGGACGCGTGGTACGTCGGGTACACGCCCCGGCTCGCGACGGCGGTCTGGGTCGGGTACCCGGACGGGAGCCGCTCGATGGCCGGGGTTCACGGCATCGAGGAGGCCGGGGGGGAGACCCTGCCGCTCGACCTCTGGGCTCTGTACATGGCGCGGGCTACCGAGGAAGACCCGGTGATAGAGTTCTCGGAGCCCGACTTCGACCTTATGCGTTACCTGGACGAGAGCGGCTACGAGGCCGGGGAGAACCGGGACGTCGGGCGGGGGGCCGCCGTGACGCCGCAGCGGGAAGGCAGACAAAGGACCGGAAGTGCATCCTGA
- a CDS encoding NAD-dependent malic enzyme — MEAIPSASYSTTLRIEFPHRAGALGQILITVGEAGGMVGAVDIVRAGGETSVRDVTVNARDSEHAQSVVRAVEELPDVRVVNISDRTFLMHLGGKIEVNSKMQLRTRDDLSMAYTPGVARVCRAIHQSPERAFNLTIKRNTVAVVSDGTAVLGLGDIGPRAAMPVMEGKAMLFKEFADVDAFPICLDTKDTDEIVETVKRIAPGFGGINLEDISAPRCFEIEERLKRELDIPVFHDDQHGTAVVVLAALINSLKITGKKMGELKAVFSGVGAAGVACAKIIMAAGVENVVGCDSRGVVYKGRENLDAAKSWFAGNTNPENIEGSLADAVKGADLFIGLSVPNVLTVEHLDSMNDDPIIFAMANPDPEIRPEAAYGHARIIATGRSDYPNQINNVLCFPGIFRGALDIRAHEITEEMKLAAANAIANVIPEDSVAPDYIIPSVFDERVAPAVADAVAEAGKKAGTARRISDKPETDFDATKF; from the coding sequence ATGGAAGCGATACCCAGCGCGAGTTACAGCACGACCCTCAGGATAGAGTTCCCGCACCGGGCGGGCGCTCTGGGGCAGATCCTCATAACCGTCGGAGAGGCGGGCGGGATGGTCGGAGCGGTGGACATCGTCCGGGCCGGGGGGGAGACCTCCGTTCGGGACGTTACTGTAAACGCCCGCGACTCCGAACACGCCCAGAGCGTCGTCAGGGCCGTCGAGGAGTTGCCGGACGTGCGCGTCGTGAACATCTCCGACCGGACTTTCCTGATGCACCTTGGGGGGAAGATAGAAGTCAACTCCAAGATGCAGCTCCGCACCCGCGACGACCTCTCGATGGCGTACACGCCGGGGGTCGCGCGGGTCTGCCGGGCGATACACCAGAGCCCCGAACGGGCCTTCAACCTCACCATAAAGCGCAACACCGTCGCCGTTGTCTCGGACGGGACGGCGGTTCTGGGCCTCGGAGACATCGGCCCCCGGGCAGCGATGCCCGTCATGGAGGGGAAGGCGATGCTCTTCAAGGAGTTCGCCGACGTGGATGCGTTCCCGATCTGCCTCGACACAAAGGACACGGATGAGATCGTGGAGACCGTCAAGCGCATCGCGCCGGGGTTCGGGGGGATCAACCTCGAAGACATCTCCGCTCCGCGCTGTTTCGAGATCGAGGAACGCCTGAAGCGCGAGCTCGACATCCCGGTTTTTCACGACGACCAGCACGGGACGGCGGTCGTGGTCCTGGCCGCGCTTATAAACTCGCTGAAGATCACGGGCAAGAAGATGGGCGAGTTGAAGGCGGTCTTCAGCGGGGTCGGGGCTGCGGGCGTGGCGTGTGCAAAGATAATAATGGCCGCCGGGGTAGAGAACGTCGTCGGCTGCGACTCGCGGGGCGTCGTCTACAAGGGTCGGGAGAACCTCGATGCGGCCAAGAGCTGGTTTGCCGGGAACACGAACCCGGAGAACATAGAGGGGTCGCTCGCCGACGCGGTCAAGGGGGCCGACCTCTTTATCGGGCTTTCGGTGCCGAATGTCCTTACGGTGGAGCATCTCGACTCCATGAACGATGACCCGATCATCTTCGCGATGGCGAACCCGGACCCGGAGATCCGGCCCGAAGCGGCCTACGGGCACGCGAGGATCATCGCGACGGGCCGAAGCGACTACCCGAACCAGATCAACAACGTCCTGTGCTTCCCCGGCATCTTCCGGGGCGCGCTCGATATCCGGGCGCATGAGATCACGGAGGAGATGAAGCTCGCCGCCGCAAACGCCATAGCAAACGTGATCCCCGAGGACTCGGTAGCGCCGGACTACATTATCCCTTCGGTCTTTGACGAGCGCGTGGCCCCCGCCGTCGCGGACGCCGTCGCCGAGGCGGGCAAGAAAGCCGGGACGGCCCGTCGTATCTCCGACAAGCCCGAGACCGACTTCGACGCAACGAAGTTCTAG
- a CDS encoding (2Fe-2S) ferredoxin domain-containing protein, whose product MTSFKQILVCATPGSDASGPRCGERGGCELLDAFRAEVASRGLPASVVDRQPCSRRHHEGPVVFVFPDDEWYTGVGPEDVPGIVDRHLGGVKAGR is encoded by the coding sequence ATGACTTCTTTTAAGCAGATCCTTGTCTGCGCGACGCCCGGCTCGGACGCATCCGGCCCTCGCTGCGGCGAGAGGGGCGGGTGCGAGCTGCTCGATGCGTTCCGGGCCGAGGTCGCGTCCCGCGGCCTTCCTGCCTCCGTGGTGGATCGTCAGCCCTGTTCGCGTCGCCACCACGAAGGCCCGGTCGTTTTCGTGTTCCCCGACGACGAGTGGTACACCGGGGTCGGCCCCGAAGACGTGCCGGGCATTGTGGACCGGCACCTCGGAGGGGTCAAAGCGGGCCGCTAG
- a CDS encoding NAD(P)/FAD-dependent oxidoreductase has translation MSEPDTEENRSEYRLVVVGAGFGAASLLRYLPANLAAPRDTLLVDRYDEYAYLPLAHEVATGRLGPGGMLSRNADLCSGRATFLRGEALSLAPEARELTVKTPTGETRHISYEYLVVATGAGPAPPPKSIAEDVRPFWSLRDAMGLRSDLSGVWEAATGPSGLATGSETSVAVVGGGATGVELACEMGALFRDLTKGSSLARRPNRPPKVVLFEASGELMSWLDPYFHRTAMRRLAALGVEVRLNSEIGSTDKESVTANGERTPARTKVWTAGLEVGGFALKLPGERDELGRVRVDRYLTLPDRPEVYVIGDTASFRDRRHGILPPTASVAVQQGPFVARDLGRRTGRYGSGKRRPGFEHFDRGYVVSLGPEDAAADALGEKFSGPQAHRLYRSVLLYYLRGRKNRALVASEWGMRRLGRLGF, from the coding sequence GTGTCGGAGCCGGATACAGAGGAGAACCGCAGCGAGTACCGGCTGGTCGTAGTCGGGGCCGGGTTCGGCGCGGCGAGCCTGCTCCGCTACCTGCCAGCAAACCTCGCCGCGCCGCGCGATACGCTTCTTGTCGACCGCTACGATGAGTACGCTTACCTCCCCCTTGCGCACGAGGTCGCAACGGGCCGGCTAGGACCGGGCGGGATGCTCTCCCGAAACGCCGACCTCTGCTCGGGTCGAGCGACTTTTCTGAGGGGCGAAGCCCTGAGCCTCGCACCGGAGGCGAGGGAGCTGACCGTCAAGACCCCGACCGGCGAGACCCGGCACATCTCCTACGAGTACCTTGTCGTGGCCACCGGGGCCGGACCTGCCCCACCACCGAAGAGCATCGCCGAAGACGTAAGACCATTCTGGTCGCTCCGGGACGCGATGGGCCTGAGGTCCGACCTCTCAGGCGTCTGGGAAGCGGCTACCGGGCCATCCGGGCTCGCAACCGGATCAGAGACAAGCGTCGCCGTTGTCGGCGGCGGTGCGACCGGGGTGGAGCTTGCGTGTGAGATGGGGGCTCTCTTTCGAGATCTGACGAAAGGCTCGAGCCTCGCCCGCAGGCCGAACCGCCCGCCGAAGGTCGTGCTTTTCGAAGCCTCCGGAGAGCTCATGAGCTGGCTTGACCCGTACTTCCACAGAACGGCGATGAGGCGACTGGCCGCCCTAGGGGTCGAGGTCCGGCTGAACAGCGAGATAGGCTCGACCGACAAGGAGTCGGTGACAGCGAACGGCGAGAGAACCCCGGCCAGGACAAAAGTCTGGACCGCCGGGCTGGAGGTCGGCGGCTTTGCTTTAAAGCTCCCCGGCGAGCGCGACGAGCTCGGCAGGGTTCGCGTGGACAGATATCTGACCCTTCCGGACAGGCCCGAGGTCTACGTAATCGGAGACACGGCCTCCTTCAGGGACCGGAGGCACGGGATACTACCGCCGACGGCCTCGGTCGCCGTCCAGCAGGGACCGTTCGTGGCCCGCGACCTCGGGCGCAGAACCGGACGCTACGGCTCCGGTAAACGGAGGCCCGGCTTTGAACACTTCGACCGGGGCTACGTCGTCAGCCTCGGACCCGAAGACGCCGCAGCGGACGCGCTGGGCGAGAAGTTCAGCGGCCCGCAGGCGCACCGGCTCTACCGGAGCGTCCTTCTCTACTACCTGCGGGGCCGCAAGAACCGTGCGCTCGTCGCCTCCGAATGGGGCATGCGTCGTCTGGGAAGGCTCGGTTTCTAG